One Vibrio taketomensis DNA window includes the following coding sequences:
- a CDS encoding NADH:ubiquinone reductase (Na(+)-transporting) subunit D, giving the protein MSSAQNIKKSIMAPVLDNNPIALQVLGVCSALAVTTKLETAFVMTLAVMFVTAFSNLFVSLIRNHIPNSVRIIVQMAIIASLVIVVDQVLKAYLYDISKQLSVFVGLIITNCIVMGRAEAFAMKSEPIPSFIDGIGNGLGYGFVLITVAFFRELFGSGKLFGMEVLPLVNNGGWYQPNGLMLLAPSAFFLIGFMIWAIRILKPEQVEAKE; this is encoded by the coding sequence CACAAAACATTAAAAAGAGCATTATGGCGCCGGTGTTGGATAACAACCCAATCGCGCTGCAGGTTCTTGGTGTTTGTTCTGCTCTTGCAGTAACAACTAAACTAGAAACAGCATTTGTTATGACGCTAGCGGTAATGTTCGTTACTGCTTTCTCTAACTTGTTTGTTTCACTAATCCGTAATCACATTCCTAACAGTGTGCGTATCATCGTTCAGATGGCAATTATCGCATCATTAGTAATCGTGGTAGACCAAGTGTTGAAAGCATACCTATACGATATCTCTAAGCAGCTATCTGTATTCGTAGGCCTTATCATTACGAACTGTATCGTAATGGGTCGTGCTGAAGCTTTCGCAATGAAATCAGAGCCAATCCCATCATTTATTGATGGTATCGGTAACGGTCTTGGTTACGGTTTCGTTCTTATCACAGTGGCGTTCTTCCGTGAACTGTTTGGCTCAGGCAAACTGTTTGGTATGGAAGTGCTTCCTCTAGTGAACAATGGTGGTTGGTACCAGCCAAACGGTCTGATGCTACTAGCACCATCAGCATTCTTCCTAATCGGCTTCATGATCTGGGCAATCCGTATTCTGAAACCAGAACAAGTAGAAGCGAAGGAGTAA